From one Variovorax sp. PBL-H6 genomic stretch:
- a CDS encoding ABC transporter substrate-binding protein, which yields MKTLARSALATALAAGFAITALAADLKVGLSVSLSGPNSSLGVPYAKGMQAALAYKSEVNGRKIQLIVLDDGSDPTTAGRNARKLVDEEKVDVLMGTSGVPAAIAMAQVGRDAKVPMIGLTPIQLDPAENGWVFTVAQPTQLMIDAVVQRMKRDGVKTVGYIGFSDAWGDLVYNALMKSAPAAGIKVLGNERYARADASVTGQVLKLLAMKPDAVMTGGAGTPGALPFLALSERGFKGPMYGQHGLINPDFVRVVGAAGQGALMPTGPVIVAEQLPDGYPTKKIALDFRAIFQKVNNAPTSDAFSAYSFDGWLVFTNAAARAKGEPGTPEFRQSLRDAIASTKEVVGTHGVYNFKPGDLYGVDERARVIVKLDNGQWKLAN from the coding sequence ATGAAGACCCTGGCGCGCAGCGCGCTGGCCACGGCCCTGGCCGCCGGATTCGCGATCACCGCGCTCGCGGCCGATCTCAAGGTGGGGCTCAGCGTCTCGCTCTCCGGGCCGAACTCCTCGCTGGGCGTTCCCTACGCCAAGGGCATGCAGGCCGCGCTCGCCTACAAGAGCGAGGTCAACGGCCGCAAGATCCAGCTGATCGTGCTCGACGACGGCTCCGACCCGACCACCGCCGGGCGCAACGCGCGCAAGCTGGTGGACGAGGAGAAGGTGGATGTGCTGATGGGCACGTCCGGCGTGCCGGCCGCGATCGCGATGGCGCAAGTGGGCCGCGATGCCAAGGTGCCGATGATCGGCCTCACACCGATCCAGCTCGACCCCGCGGAGAACGGATGGGTCTTCACCGTCGCGCAGCCCACGCAGCTGATGATCGACGCGGTGGTCCAGCGCATGAAGAGGGACGGCGTCAAGACCGTGGGTTACATCGGCTTCTCCGATGCCTGGGGCGACCTGGTCTACAACGCGCTGATGAAGTCGGCGCCCGCGGCCGGCATCAAGGTGCTGGGCAACGAACGCTATGCGCGGGCCGATGCCTCCGTCACCGGCCAGGTGCTCAAGCTGCTGGCGATGAAGCCGGACGCGGTGATGACCGGCGGCGCCGGCACGCCGGGCGCGCTGCCCTTCCTGGCACTGAGCGAGCGCGGCTTCAAGGGGCCGATGTATGGCCAGCACGGCTTGATCAACCCCGACTTCGTGCGCGTGGTCGGCGCTGCCGGCCAGGGCGCGCTGATGCCCACCGGCCCGGTGATCGTCGCGGAGCAACTGCCGGACGGCTACCCGACCAAGAAGATCGCATTGGATTTCCGCGCCATCTTCCAGAAGGTCAACAACGCGCCCACCAGCGACGCTTTCTCCGCCTACTCCTTCGACGGCTGGCTGGTGTTCACCAACGCTGCGGCGCGCGCCAAGGGCGAGCCGGGCACGCCGGAGTTCCGGCAGTCGCTGCGCGACGCCATTGCCAGCACCAAGGAGGTGGTGGGCACGCACGGCGTCTACAACTTCAAGCCGGGCGACCTGTACGGCGTGGACGAGCGCGCACGCGTGATCGTGAAGCTCGACAACGGCCAGTGGAAGCTCGCGAACTGA
- a CDS encoding aromatic-ring-hydroxylating dioxygenase subunit beta: MKEAQDFVAHEAALLDAGRFDEWLALFADDGHYWVPLQGAAQADPLSHNSIAYEDRLLLQLRIERLKNPRAHSQHPRSHCQHVLQRSVIEQDDEAGLSLSTPFIYVEARGEEQLLLAGTCRHLLVRHGEGFLIRQKRIDLLNAGRALHAIQLFI, translated from the coding sequence ATGAAAGAGGCGCAGGACTTCGTCGCCCATGAGGCGGCCCTGCTCGATGCCGGCCGCTTCGACGAGTGGCTCGCCCTCTTCGCCGACGATGGCCACTACTGGGTGCCGTTGCAGGGCGCCGCGCAGGCCGATCCGCTCTCGCACAACTCCATCGCGTATGAAGACCGGCTGCTGCTGCAACTTCGCATCGAGCGCCTGAAGAATCCTCGCGCCCACTCGCAGCATCCCCGAAGCCATTGCCAGCACGTGCTGCAGCGCTCGGTGATCGAGCAGGACGACGAGGCCGGCCTCTCGCTCTCCACGCCCTTCATCTACGTGGAAGCGCGCGGCGAAGAGCAATTGCTGCTTGCCGGCACCTGCCGCCACCTGCTGGTGCGGCACGGCGAGGGCTTCCTGATTCGGCAGAAGCGCATCGACCTGCTCAATGCCGGCCGCGCGCTGCACGCCATCCAGTTGTTCATCTGA
- a CDS encoding aromatic ring-hydroxylating dioxygenase subunit alpha, translated as MTPEAIRALVQEDRVHRDLYLSEELFALEQERFFANTWLYVGHASQVPNVGDYWALELAGRPVMMVRQADGAVRVFYNRCAHKGSRLVTDESGNAGKFFRCPYHAWTYKLDGAPLAIPLKSGYEGTRLKECESGRGLVELKNTAVYRDFVFVRLADHGPGFEDYFGEVLGAIDNMVERSPEGRLTVGGGVLRNIIHCNWKMYLENINDTVHPMSTHESATQAADALWQGRSPDEPKPMAMEQILPFGSGYDFFDKMGGRVFANGHSVLGINFSIHSNYAQMPDYEAAMREAHGAERAMEILQRSPQNSVLFPSLSVKGSPQAIRVIRPLAANRTLIEAWSFRAAGAPDLLFERAMTYNRLVFSPMSVVAHDDVHLFESMQRGLAAEGNEWVSLHRNFDPAELAQDTISTNGTNELLMRNQFRAWARYMTEPSA; from the coding sequence ATGACACCCGAAGCGATCCGCGCGCTGGTCCAGGAGGACCGCGTGCACCGCGATCTCTACCTGAGCGAGGAATTGTTCGCGCTGGAGCAGGAGCGCTTCTTCGCCAACACCTGGCTTTACGTGGGCCATGCGAGCCAGGTGCCGAACGTCGGCGACTACTGGGCGCTGGAGCTCGCCGGCAGGCCCGTGATGATGGTGCGGCAGGCCGACGGCGCGGTGCGCGTGTTCTACAACCGCTGCGCGCACAAGGGCAGCCGATTGGTCACGGACGAGAGCGGCAATGCGGGCAAGTTCTTCCGCTGCCCCTACCACGCGTGGACCTACAAGCTCGATGGCGCGCCGCTTGCGATCCCGCTCAAGTCCGGCTACGAAGGCACGCGGCTGAAGGAATGCGAATCGGGCCGTGGCCTCGTCGAGCTGAAGAACACGGCGGTCTACCGCGACTTCGTGTTCGTGCGTCTGGCCGATCATGGCCCCGGCTTCGAAGACTATTTCGGCGAGGTGCTGGGCGCGATCGACAACATGGTGGAGCGCTCGCCCGAGGGCCGGCTCACCGTGGGCGGCGGCGTGCTGCGCAACATCATCCATTGCAACTGGAAGATGTACCTCGAGAACATCAACGACACGGTGCATCCGATGTCCACGCACGAGTCGGCCACGCAGGCGGCCGACGCGCTGTGGCAGGGGCGCTCGCCGGACGAGCCCAAGCCGATGGCGATGGAGCAGATCCTGCCCTTCGGCTCGGGCTACGACTTCTTCGACAAGATGGGCGGGCGCGTGTTCGCCAATGGCCACAGCGTCCTGGGCATCAACTTCAGCATCCACTCGAACTACGCGCAGATGCCTGACTACGAGGCAGCGATGCGCGAGGCACACGGCGCGGAGCGGGCGATGGAAATCCTGCAGCGCTCACCGCAGAACTCGGTGCTCTTCCCCAGTCTCTCGGTCAAGGGCTCACCGCAGGCCATCCGGGTGATTCGCCCGTTGGCCGCAAACCGCACGCTGATCGAGGCCTGGAGCTTCCGCGCGGCAGGCGCGCCGGACCTGCTCTTCGAGCGCGCGATGACCTACAACCGGCTGGTCTTCTCCCCCATGTCGGTCGTGGCGCACGACGACGTGCACCTGTTCGAGAGCATGCAGCGCGGCCTGGCGGCCGAGGGCAACGAATGGGTCAGCCTGCATCGCAACTTCGATCCGGCCGAGCTTGCCCAGGACACGATCAGCACCAACGGCACCAACGAGCTGCTGATGCGCAACCAGTTCCGCGCCTGGGCCAGGTACATGACGGAGCCCTCTGCATGA
- a CDS encoding ABC transporter substrate-binding protein, whose translation METGPLNMKNIARLVGLTAIALAAAQATAADLKIGFISSLSGPVSALGIPYEKGIRAAIAEHPALAGHKVELIVLDDASDPTTAGRNARKLVTEDKVDVLIGSSGVPNAMAIAAVARELNTPLISPTPVTIPGPEGAWTVTVSQPFPLMVAGVVEKMKQSGVKTVAYIGFSDALGDLAYDSLVKSAEPAGIKVVANERYARTDSSVAGQVLKIMASRPDAVFAGNSGTPGALPYLSLAERGYKGRIYGTHGLINADFVRVGGASIEGLQVPSGPVLVADQLPADNPIKKVSMNFRSAYQKVHGALPTDAFSSYTYDAYLLLADAASRTKGEPGTPQYRTALRDAIVSTKELVGTHGVYNFKPDDRYGSDKRAVVVVRMEKGQWKLVP comes from the coding sequence ATGGAAACTGGTCCCCTGAACATGAAGAACATCGCACGTCTCGTCGGCCTCACGGCCATTGCCCTGGCCGCCGCGCAGGCCACGGCCGCCGATCTCAAGATCGGCTTCATCAGCTCGCTGTCGGGGCCCGTTTCGGCGTTGGGCATTCCGTATGAGAAGGGCATTCGCGCCGCCATCGCCGAGCATCCGGCGCTGGCAGGCCACAAGGTCGAGCTGATCGTGCTGGACGATGCCTCCGACCCCACCACTGCCGGCCGCAATGCACGCAAGCTCGTGACCGAGGACAAGGTCGACGTGCTGATCGGCAGCTCGGGCGTTCCCAATGCGATGGCCATCGCCGCCGTGGCGCGCGAGCTCAACACACCGCTGATCTCGCCCACGCCGGTCACCATTCCCGGCCCCGAAGGCGCCTGGACGGTGACGGTGTCGCAGCCCTTCCCGCTGATGGTCGCGGGCGTGGTCGAGAAGATGAAGCAGTCGGGCGTCAAGACGGTGGCCTACATCGGCTTCTCCGATGCCCTGGGCGACCTGGCCTACGACTCGCTGGTGAAGAGCGCCGAGCCCGCCGGCATCAAGGTGGTGGCCAACGAGCGCTATGCGCGCACCGACTCCTCGGTCGCGGGGCAGGTGCTGAAGATCATGGCCAGCCGGCCCGACGCGGTCTTTGCCGGCAACTCCGGCACGCCCGGCGCGCTGCCTTACCTGAGCCTCGCCGAGCGCGGCTACAAGGGTCGGATCTACGGCACGCACGGGCTGATCAATGCCGACTTCGTGCGCGTGGGCGGCGCCTCGATCGAGGGCCTGCAGGTGCCCAGCGGCCCGGTCCTCGTGGCCGACCAGCTGCCGGCCGACAACCCGATCAAGAAGGTGTCGATGAACTTCCGCAGCGCCTACCAGAAGGTGCACGGCGCGCTGCCGACCGATGCCTTCTCTTCCTACACCTACGACGCCTACCTGCTGCTCGCCGATGCCGCATCGCGCACCAAGGGCGAGCCCGGTACCCCGCAGTACCGAACGGCGCTGCGCGATGCCATCGTGAGCACCAAGGAGCTGGTGGGCACGCACGGGGTCTACAACTTCAAGCCGGACGACCGCTACGGCTCCGACAAGCGCGCGGTGGTGGTGGTGCGCATGGAGAAGGGCCAGTGGAAGCTGGTGCCATGA
- a CDS encoding ABC transporter substrate-binding protein, whose product MRVPSPFRALAGIVLGIGALSAASAWAADYKVGFITSLSGPVSSLGIPYDKGMKAALAYKSELNGRKIQLVQLDDASDPSTAARNARKMIDEDKVDVIIGTAGSPGALAIAAVARETKTPLISIANANLPGEEGAWMVTLPQPAPLMLNAVVDQMKKSGVKTVGYIGFSDAWGDLVYDALTKSAPAAGIKVVSNERYARADASVTGQVLKIVALRPDAVITGTSGTPGALPYLALSERGYKGQIYGMHALINPDFVRVGGNAVEGLLAPTGPVIVAEQLPDSNPIRKVSMDFRAAYQKANGAAPTDAFSAYTFDAWLLFLDAAQRAKGEPGTPAYRVALRDAIVSTKELVGTHSVYNFKPNDRYGSDERSRVVVKLEKGQWKLVP is encoded by the coding sequence ATGAGAGTTCCAAGTCCCTTTCGCGCCCTGGCAGGCATCGTCCTCGGCATCGGCGCACTGAGCGCGGCCAGTGCCTGGGCCGCCGACTACAAGGTCGGCTTCATAACGTCCTTGTCGGGGCCGGTGTCCTCGCTGGGCATCCCCTACGACAAGGGCATGAAGGCCGCGCTGGCCTACAAGTCCGAGTTGAACGGCCGCAAGATCCAGTTGGTGCAGCTCGACGATGCCTCCGATCCATCGACCGCCGCGCGCAACGCGCGCAAGATGATCGACGAGGACAAGGTCGACGTCATCATCGGAACGGCCGGCTCACCCGGCGCACTGGCGATCGCCGCCGTGGCGCGCGAAACGAAGACGCCGCTGATCTCCATCGCCAATGCCAACCTGCCGGGCGAGGAAGGCGCATGGATGGTCACGCTGCCGCAGCCCGCCCCGCTGATGCTGAACGCGGTGGTCGACCAGATGAAGAAGTCCGGTGTGAAGACCGTTGGCTACATCGGCTTCTCCGATGCCTGGGGCGACCTGGTCTACGACGCGCTCACCAAAAGCGCGCCGGCGGCCGGCATCAAGGTCGTGAGCAACGAGCGCTATGCACGCGCCGATGCCTCGGTCACCGGCCAGGTGCTGAAGATCGTCGCGCTGCGTCCCGATGCGGTGATCACCGGCACCTCGGGCACGCCGGGCGCGTTGCCCTACCTCGCGCTCTCGGAGCGCGGCTACAAGGGGCAGATCTACGGCATGCATGCGCTGATCAACCCCGACTTCGTGCGCGTGGGCGGCAATGCGGTCGAAGGCCTGCTGGCGCCCACGGGGCCGGTGATCGTGGCCGAGCAGCTGCCCGACTCCAACCCGATCCGCAAGGTCTCGATGGACTTCCGTGCGGCCTACCAGAAGGCCAACGGCGCGGCGCCCACCGATGCCTTCTCCGCCTACACCTTCGACGCATGGCTGCTGTTCCTCGACGCCGCACAGCGCGCGAAGGGCGAGCCCGGCACGCCGGCGTATCGCGTGGCGCTGCGCGATGCCATCGTCAGCACCAAGGAGCTGGTGGGCACGCACAGCGTCTACAACTTCAAGCCGAACGATCGCTACGGCTCCGACGAGCGTTCGCGCGTCGTCGTCAAGCTTGAAAAAGGTCAATGGAAACTGGTCCCCTGA
- a CDS encoding SDR family oxidoreductase yields MNLTHSVAAVTGGSAGIGKAICADLLAQGYEVVSLARRRCEINHPKLFNIEVDLMDRAATAQAAQEMAQRFEVRTVVHNAGVIRPALLPEVQLEDLDALAQLHLGCAIQLVQAALPAMRAERFGRVVLMSSRAAVGLATRTSYSATKAGMLGMARTWALELAAEGITVNVVAPGPIRTDMFYDVVEAGSEKERQLAASVPVQRLGEAADVARAVRFFADPANGFVTGQVLYVCGGTSVGSLAL; encoded by the coding sequence ATGAACCTCACGCATTCCGTTGCCGCCGTCACCGGCGGCAGTGCCGGCATCGGCAAGGCGATCTGCGCGGACCTGCTCGCGCAAGGCTACGAGGTGGTGTCGTTGGCGCGGCGTCGATGCGAGATCAACCATCCCAAGCTCTTCAACATCGAGGTCGACCTGATGGACCGCGCCGCCACCGCGCAGGCCGCGCAGGAGATGGCGCAGCGCTTCGAAGTGCGAACGGTGGTGCACAACGCGGGCGTGATCCGGCCGGCGCTGTTGCCCGAGGTCCAGCTCGAGGATCTCGACGCGCTCGCCCAGCTGCATCTTGGCTGTGCGATCCAGCTCGTGCAGGCCGCGTTGCCTGCGATGCGCGCCGAGCGCTTCGGCCGCGTCGTGCTCATGTCCTCGCGCGCCGCGGTGGGCCTGGCCACGCGCACAAGCTACTCCGCCACCAAGGCCGGCATGCTGGGCATGGCGCGCACCTGGGCGCTCGAGCTCGCGGCCGAAGGCATCACCGTGAACGTGGTGGCCCCGGGCCCGATACGCACCGACATGTTCTACGACGTGGTGGAAGCCGGCAGCGAGAAAGAACGCCAGCTCGCCGCCTCGGTGCCGGTGCAGCGCCTGGGCGAGGCCGCCGACGTGGCACGGGCCGTGCGCTTCTTCGCCGACCCGGCCAACGGCTTCGTGACCGGCCAGGTGCTCTATGTGTGCGGCGGCACCAGCGTGGGCAGCCTGGCCCTGTAG
- a CDS encoding cyclase family protein, giving the protein MTMTDDLMSTAEILGGLVGALATGRIRVVDLTQTLTPEFPQIALPPEMGQCWPFRIEEVSKYDERGPGWYWNNFSCGEHTGTHFDAPIHWISGRDLPNNSVDTIPVKHFVAPACVIDCSEQAKADPDYLLTVEDIERFEAKHGRIPKGAWVLMRTDWSKRQDPEAYQNFDETGQHTPGPSTEAVRFLVEQREVLGFGSEAIGTDAGQGYHLRPPYPCHYFMHGAGRYGLQCLSNLDLLPPTGAVLICPPLKIEKGSGSPLRVLALVGDAA; this is encoded by the coding sequence ATGACGATGACAGATGATTTGATGTCCACCGCCGAGATCCTCGGCGGCCTGGTCGGCGCCCTGGCCACGGGCCGCATCCGCGTGGTCGACCTCACGCAGACGCTCACGCCCGAGTTCCCGCAGATCGCGCTGCCGCCCGAGATGGGCCAGTGCTGGCCTTTCCGCATCGAGGAGGTCTCGAAGTACGACGAGCGCGGGCCTGGCTGGTACTGGAACAACTTCTCGTGCGGCGAGCACACCGGCACGCACTTCGACGCGCCCATCCACTGGATCTCGGGCCGCGACCTGCCGAACAATTCGGTCGACACCATCCCCGTGAAGCACTTCGTGGCACCGGCCTGCGTGATCGACTGCTCGGAGCAGGCGAAAGCCGACCCCGACTACCTCCTGACCGTGGAAGACATCGAGCGCTTCGAGGCGAAGCACGGCCGCATCCCGAAGGGCGCGTGGGTGCTGATGCGCACCGACTGGTCGAAGCGGCAGGACCCCGAGGCCTACCAGAACTTCGACGAGACCGGCCAGCACACGCCGGGCCCGAGCACGGAGGCGGTGCGCTTCCTGGTCGAGCAGCGCGAGGTGCTGGGCTTCGGCTCGGAGGCCATCGGCACCGATGCGGGACAGGGCTACCACCTGCGGCCGCCTTATCCCTGCCACTACTTCATGCACGGGGCGGGCCGCTATGGCCTGCAATGCCTGAGCAACCTCGACCTGCTGCCGCCGACCGGGGCGGTGCTGATCTGCCCGCCGCTCAAGATCGAGAAGGGCAGCGGCAGTCCGCTGCGCGTGCTGGCGCTGGTGGGTGACGCTGCTTGA
- a CDS encoding SDR family NAD(P)-dependent oxidoreductase, protein MTMPLMRPKRKNPILRTRQMNLPPGSRGRVALGMTAAAAEGRFELQTCKDCGTVQYPPREACHKCLSPRLYWREQTGEGELISTTTLHHSNDLFFRERLPWRLGLVHLDTGPTLMVHLHGEVGDAPARVRVGARLDRAGQAVLIGFPNEGSAHMADDKMLREMTSDPKFRKALVTDGKTPVGQALVRALVKAGADIVWVGHAEPWKKLGGMDDITALPQVTLVPLDLTNGRSVSELAGEIGGKVDIVINNAEVHRTFGIGARRGTDVAKAEMDINYFGFLRLAQEFGPALKGRSADGVTSATAWVNLLSIYALANFPPHGTFSASKAAAYSLAQCLRAEMRPAGIRVVNVFPGPIDDEWNQHMPPPKVTPSALANAIVKALREGIEDVYPGEVAQEWLERWRDNPKVLERELAAGG, encoded by the coding sequence ATGACCATGCCTTTGATGCGCCCCAAGCGCAAGAACCCGATCCTGCGCACGCGGCAGATGAACCTGCCGCCCGGCTCCCGTGGTCGGGTTGCGCTGGGCATGACTGCCGCCGCCGCCGAAGGCCGCTTCGAGCTGCAGACCTGCAAGGACTGCGGCACGGTGCAGTACCCGCCGCGCGAGGCCTGCCACAAGTGCCTCTCGCCGCGCCTGTATTGGCGCGAGCAGACCGGCGAGGGCGAGCTCATCAGCACCACCACGCTGCACCACAGCAACGACCTGTTCTTCCGCGAGCGCCTGCCCTGGCGCCTGGGCCTGGTGCACCTCGACACCGGCCCGACGCTGATGGTCCACCTGCACGGCGAAGTCGGCGATGCGCCGGCCCGCGTGCGCGTGGGCGCGCGCCTCGACCGCGCGGGACAGGCCGTCCTCATTGGATTTCCGAACGAAGGGAGTGCCCATATGGCCGACGACAAGATGCTGCGCGAGATGACCAGCGACCCGAAGTTCCGCAAGGCCCTGGTGACCGACGGCAAGACCCCCGTGGGCCAGGCCCTGGTGCGTGCCTTGGTCAAGGCCGGCGCCGACATCGTGTGGGTCGGCCATGCCGAGCCCTGGAAGAAGCTCGGCGGGATGGACGACATCACGGCCCTGCCGCAGGTGACGCTGGTGCCGCTGGACCTGACCAACGGCCGCTCCGTCAGCGAGCTGGCCGGCGAGATCGGCGGCAAGGTCGACATCGTGATCAACAACGCCGAGGTGCACCGCACCTTCGGCATCGGCGCGCGCCGCGGCACCGATGTCGCCAAGGCCGAGATGGACATCAACTACTTCGGCTTCCTTCGGCTCGCGCAGGAGTTCGGGCCGGCGCTCAAGGGCCGGTCGGCCGATGGCGTGACCAGCGCCACGGCCTGGGTCAACCTGCTGTCGATCTATGCGCTCGCGAACTTTCCGCCGCACGGCACCTTCAGTGCCTCGAAAGCGGCGGCGTATTCGCTGGCGCAATGCCTGCGTGCCGAAATGCGACCGGCGGGCATTCGCGTGGTCAACGTGTTCCCGGGGCCGATCGACGATGAATGGAACCAGCACATGCCGCCGCCGAAGGTGACGCCGAGCGCGCTGGCCAACGCGATCGTCAAGGCGCTGCGCGAAGGCATCGAGGACGTGTACCCGGGCGAAGTCGCGCAGGAATGGCTGGAGCGCTGGCGTGACAACCCCAAGGTGCTGGAGCGCGAGCTCGCAGCCGGAGGATGA
- a CDS encoding thiolase family protein, translated as MSRTSKRLSYEGVAVAVPVTVPYVRYSTRSAHWFIGQALEALVKASGVAKEDIDGLSLSSFSLAPDTAVGVTQHLGLSPRWLDHMPTGGASGVMCLRRAARAVQAGDADIVACVGADTNHVDSFRQTLGSFSNFARDASYPYGSGGPNSIFAMITANYMRTYGAKREDFGRIAVDQRTNALRNANAVFKKPLTLDEYMDARPISDPIHLFDCVMPCAGADAFLVMSEARARDLGLPHAVIRGAIERHNAYAEDAVMVQGGWRKDRDDLYAQAGLKPADLDFVQTYDDYPVIVMMQFEDLGFCEKGEGPDFVRANTMTFDGSFPNNTSGGQLSAGQAGAAGGFLGMVEAIRQLTDAAGARTVPDAKLGLVAGFGMVTYDRCLCTGAVILGRPA; from the coding sequence ATGAGCCGCACGAGCAAGCGCCTGTCCTACGAAGGCGTCGCGGTGGCGGTCCCCGTCACCGTGCCCTATGTGCGCTATTCCACCCGCAGCGCCCACTGGTTCATCGGCCAGGCGCTCGAAGCGCTGGTCAAGGCGAGCGGCGTGGCCAAGGAAGACATCGACGGACTGAGCCTCAGCAGCTTTTCGCTCGCGCCCGACACGGCGGTCGGCGTGACGCAGCACCTGGGCTTGTCGCCGCGCTGGCTGGACCACATGCCCACCGGCGGCGCGTCGGGCGTGATGTGCCTGCGCCGCGCCGCGCGTGCGGTGCAGGCGGGCGATGCCGACATCGTTGCCTGCGTGGGTGCCGACACCAACCACGTCGACTCCTTCCGCCAGACCCTGGGCAGCTTCAGCAACTTCGCGCGCGATGCGAGCTACCCCTACGGCTCGGGCGGGCCGAACTCCATCTTCGCGATGATCACCGCCAACTACATGCGCACCTATGGCGCGAAGCGCGAGGACTTCGGCCGCATCGCGGTGGACCAGCGCACCAATGCGCTGCGCAACGCGAACGCGGTGTTCAAGAAGCCCCTCACGCTGGACGAATACATGGACGCGCGGCCCATCTCCGACCCGATCCACCTGTTCGACTGCGTCATGCCTTGCGCCGGTGCCGATGCCTTCCTCGTGATGAGCGAGGCGCGTGCCCGCGACCTCGGCCTGCCGCATGCCGTGATCCGCGGCGCCATCGAGCGCCACAACGCCTATGCCGAAGACGCGGTGATGGTGCAGGGCGGCTGGCGCAAGGACCGCGACGACCTCTACGCGCAGGCCGGCCTCAAGCCCGCCGACCTGGACTTCGTCCAGACCTACGACGACTATCCGGTGATCGTGATGATGCAGTTCGAGGACCTCGGTTTCTGCGAGAAGGGCGAGGGCCCGGACTTCGTGCGCGCGAACACCATGACCTTCGACGGCAGCTTTCCCAACAACACGAGTGGCGGCCAGCTTTCGGCCGGCCAGGCCGGGGCGGCGGGCGGCTTCCTCGGCATGGTGGAGGCCATCCGCCAACTCACCGATGCGGCCGGTGCGCGCACCGTGCCCGATGCAAAGCTGGGCCTGGTCGCGGGCTTCGGCATGGTCACCTACGACCGCTGCCTCTGCACCGGCGCCGTGATTCTGGGGAGACCGGCATGA